Proteins co-encoded in one Gemmatimonadota bacterium genomic window:
- the rfaE2 gene encoding D-glycero-beta-D-manno-heptose 1-phosphate adenylyltransferase, producing the protein MTALAPPRQKLLSRAELLKRYGPPRRLRLVFTNGCFDLLHRGHVEYLYEARALGDALVVGLNSDTSARRLEKGEGRPFVPEEDRAAVLAGLACVDAVVIFQEDSPRALIAELLPDVLVKGGDYRADEVVGREEVEAVGGCVVILHYRQGQSTSGLIQRIRQGR; encoded by the coding sequence ATGACCGCGCTCGCTCCCCCGCGGCAGAAGCTGCTCTCGCGGGCCGAGCTCCTGAAACGCTACGGCCCGCCGCGGCGCCTACGCCTGGTGTTCACCAACGGCTGCTTCGACCTGCTGCACCGGGGGCACGTGGAATACCTATACGAGGCGCGGGCGCTAGGCGATGCACTGGTCGTCGGCCTGAACTCGGATACCTCGGCCCGCCGGCTGGAAAAGGGCGAAGGAAGACCGTTTGTGCCGGAGGAGGACCGGGCCGCCGTGCTGGCCGGACTGGCATGCGTGGATGCGGTGGTGATTTTCCAGGAGGACTCGCCCCGGGCGCTGATCGCAGAACTGCTGCCGGACGTGCTGGTGAAGGGCGGAGACTACCGGGCCGACGAAGTCGTAGGCCGAGAGGAGGTCGAGGCCGTGGGCGGGTGCGTGGTCATCCTGCACTACCGGCAGGGTCAGTCCACCAGTGGTCTGATCCAGCGAATCCGGCAAGGAAGGTGA